Sequence from the Paenibacillus tundrae genome:
CAAATCGTCCACATGTCCTCTGGCGGGAGTAGCCCCCAGTACGGAGAAGTTATGGATTTCAATTTATCGGACACCAATGGGAAATCAACCAGCTCCTATACTGCAACGCTGAGTAAAAGCGGACACGTGCTCCAAGTAACAAGCAACGGCTCGATCTCTAATGAAGCAGCTGTAAAGCAATCTATGGACTTCAAGCAAGCTGTCGCGGTTGCCGACAACTGGATGTCGCGTTGGTCTGACGAAAGTATGACATTAGTAGCGAAAAAGTTAAATGATACCTCCATTTTTCTCACGTATATTCCAGTTCGGGAGCAAGTTCCCATTCCACAGATGAAAGTTGTATGGCAATTTGATTCGCGTACTGGTGCGTTGAAGAGCTTTGATGCGTATCGTTATTTCTCTCATTACAATAAAACCTTCCCACTTCATCCGAAGCTGACAATGGAGCAAGCTTCCATGAAGCTTAGCTCAATAGTAAAGGTTTCCGGTAAGCCAAAACTGGAAATCCACAACGACAAGCTCGTATATGCATTTCCCGTCACAGGGATCGAAGGCGTTTCTCGCGTCTACATCAACGCCCGCACAGGCGCTGGTGAAGGCATCAATTATAGCCTGTAACCTCACAAATCTAGGCAGTCTCATGAATGCTCTCGCGCAGGGCTGCCTTAGATTTTGCACATGCCAATTTTGTATTTTTAGCATCCGCAATATCATAATCTAAAATGGCTGGATACATCCCACCAATTGGTTTTATGTTTAGAGTACCTGCTGATGATTAATACAACTCCAAGTAAATGCCAAATTACTTTACTATCCAATATCCCTAAAGGTATATAAAAAAAGGATCGATAGCAATTCTGCAACGATCCCAATTGTCCACCCGTTAGTTGTAAACCGCAGGTAATCACGTTGATTCTTTTTTTACTAAACTACCGCTTCTCGTAGCTTAATGTCGAACTCCTAAGCATACATCTTTTGAATTGCCATTTCAATTTGTTTGTTAAATTTCGCATTCTTCGAATTGTCTGCGTTTTCATGATGCCAATACAGAATAAGAACATTTTTGTATTCATAGATGTTTGGTATTTGCATATCATACTTTTCTTTTTGATGATTGAAATCATTAAGGCCTTCTTTTCGAGCTGCCTCTGAACTAAAAATGTATACTGAAATGTACTCTTTATAAACTTCTTTTACATTTGGTCGGGATACAGAAAACCTGTTGGCGTTAACGTTATTTAATACCCAATTATTATTCGGTTCCTCTTTAAACATTTCAATTCCCTCAGTTTTCAAAGCGGCTGTCACTTTATCCAAAGTAAGATTATTTTCGTTTTCCGTCGCAAGTTTCTTCTCTTTATCATTCACATTCACTTGCTCATTTCCCGTTTGACCAGAGAAACATCCAGTTAAAATGAGGCAAATGGCTATCAATGTAATTAATATTTTTTTCATAATAATCCCCCTTTTCATGAGTTATCGACGTTAGAATATGGGGGAAGGTTGCTAAGATAAGGAATTATGCTATCCTGCACTTTAGCTTAATGATGTCATCCGTCTAATATAATTTTTCCGTTCGATACTGTCCCTAAAGTTATACCTTTATGGACAGAAAATAAGATTAGCGTTAACTAAGCTTATTTAAAAATAGACACAACGAGATAATAGCAAAAAGATAGTAGTATATACCTATATACCAAGATTTGATATATGGATATATTTGTTATTGTAAGGTAACAATTTCAAGAAATCGAGGAGTTATTTAATCAATGTTAATCTTCTCTAGAAACTACAAAATTGCCTTTGCCTTGTTATTTGCATTTTTGCTGTTGAGCACCTCTGTAAATCCTTCTTATGCTGAATCTTCTGAAGATGTATCCTCACAATTGGTTGTAAAAGAAGTCGAAACGCCAAAAATTAAATTTGAAACCCAAGCAGTTAAAAAGTGGGGGCCTTACAGTGTTAGACCTCGCAACATAGGGGATTACGATGGTGCAAGTGTTTATACAAACAGTGGCGTAAAAACATTTCAAATTACTGATGTGCAGATGGTAGGAATTCATGATGGTGAACCCGCCTATTTCACTTTAAAAGTTACAGACTTTACTACAGGAAACGTTTTATGGAGTAAGACTTTTACTGAAGATGTTAAAGGGAGAAGTTGGGATGTAAGTAATGCAGTTCCAGGTAGAACTTATCAAGTGATTATTGAGTCACATACCAATAATGATACTGATGGTGGTTTCTGGATTACTGTGGACGGGTATGCATACCAATAAATTTATAAAAAGTAAAGAATGCCAGGACGAGAACAACGTCCTGGCATTCTTTATTTTTTACTTGACTGTAGTAGCGTAGTATATCATTGTATTTTTATCAAATTGTACACTACTCATTTCAAATAAAATATTATTTTTAATCCAAGTTAGCATACCACCAGGATGATTTCTAAATGGGCTATAATGATACTTAACCCCATTTTTTATTATGATCTCCGTGCGGTCTGATCGATTTATTTCTTTTCCATGATAATAGCTCTCAGAAAGACTTAGAACAGAGTCAGTATCTGACAAGTAAAATATCACAAATGAACCACCAACTTTTTTAGTGAAAATTTCTAAATTTCCAGGAATACTTGCGTAAAGCGGATTAAAGTTCACCGTCTTATTATCAGATATTTTTTCCTCCACTTTTAATGGTTCTGCATTTACCGAATTCACATATACAAACATTGAAATTAAATACAAAGCAAGAAGCATTTTCTTTTTCATGGTTTCCTCCACTAAAGTTTACTTATGAATATCATAAACCTTAGATAATTAAACTATACCTTTGCGGACAATAAAAAAACTTCCTAACTATCTCCAACTTTCTAGTAATCTACTCCGTTATAATTAGTAGACTTAAAGAAAAATATGATTAGCATTGCCAACTCTTTAGTTAGGGAATTTAACATCAAAAAGGAGTCTCAGTCTATGAAGGTGAAAAAATTAGTACCGCTTTTACTTGCTGGAATTGTTGGTGGTTCGATTTTAGTAGCGACGACTACAACTGCGGAAAGAGTTATTGCCCAAACTCCGATGGAGGCAGCAACTGAGTACTTCGATGCTTACATTGCTAAGGATGCAGAGGGAATGATGTTCTATTCAAAAGATACAAACTATTTAGATGAGAAAAGTCGTGAAGGAGGATATGTAAAGGATTTGAAAATCAATCCTACTTCTGGGTATGAAATTGTAGAAAGTACACAAATCAACAGTAATGAAGTTCAACTTTATGTAATTCAAAAATATGCAGGACAAGGGTACAAACAGTCACCACCACTCCCATATAAAGTTTTCAAAAGCGAAAATGGATGGAAGGTTTTAGTAGAACCTTTAGAGATCAACACAGTGACAGGTGAAGTTACTAAAGGTACGTCGATTCACGAATGGAAGTATACGGATAATTAGCTAGAAGATGATATTAAGAGAGGCCAAGAAATTCTCGACAGTATAATTAATCCTTTCGGAACTTTTAATAAGGTAGCCAAGAAAAAAGGACTTCTCCATTTCTGATGAGAAAACTGTTGATAATTTAGATGTTGTAAGTGCTGATACGATACAGATTTTTTATTACGGCATTTACTTTGTACAAAGTGATTCCTAGCTAACGTAGCCTTATTAAGCTAACGGAAAACGTTAGCTTAATAAAACTTTAGAAGGCATCACAGTGATCAGCTGCTGATTTCAACTAGCGGGCTGACAATAAGGATCGTAGCAGAAATGCTGATGATCCTTTTTTGTATACCTAAATAGCCTTTCAGATCGATTTATGACTATCATAGAAGCCTATTGGCAGGAGGATAGATCAGATGTAGAACTATATTGGACTGTTATGGAAAAACAAGGTATAGAAAGCCACTGCGCGGATCTGATGCTCTTTAATCAGTATTTATGGTGTAAAGCCAAGGAGCTGGAAGAAAATGAATCGGCCGATCTTAGGCGAATTGATCAGGTTTATGAGATGATTAAGGGCACTAGTAAGTTATTTGAGGTTAGGGCTGGACACGGGTTCATAGAAACTGACTATATATATTTCAAGACAGACGATTCTATTTTCTGGCATGGTTGCTTGTAGGGCAAGAGTGCATGTTGGAGATTAAACGTAGCAAGCGCTGCAACAATCGTATTCTTCTTTTTCATTATTAATGCTCCTCTCATTTTTCAATATAATAGTTTGATTCTATTCAGAAAAAACAGTTCCGCGCATTTATGCAACGATCCCTATTATCAGTCCGCTAGTTGAAAACAGCAGCTACCAGCCGGTGAACTGCTCCATGATGTTTTCGACTAACGTTCCCCGTTTTTAGCGTAATCAGCGATAAATAAATAAGCTCAATTTTTTTTAATATACGCGCTGGATATATTTTTGTTCAAATCTTGTTTCTCTACTTATTGTGTAGAAACAGCCCTTTATGCTTATTGAAAAAATCAAAGTACACTTTGGGGTTTTCTAATTCCCACCATTGCTTTATGTCGACTGGATTAGCTTCTAAATCATATATTTTTGTAAAGTCCATCGCCAGTAAAAAAGGTGAGTGCGTTGCAATGATAAATTGACATCCGCAATAGTGAGCCATTTCCTCTATCATTTTGACAAGTTCAAGCTGCATTTTAGGAGATAGACTGTTCTCCGGTTCATCCAAACAATATAATGTGTCATTTTTAAACTTGGAATTAAAATAACTCAGGGCGGTCTCCCCATTGCTGTTCAGTTTAATTTCGGTGCCGGCGACTCTGCGAATAAACTCCCTGCGTGAAATTGATTTTTTTCTTGAGAGCACCTGTAACCTCAATGCTTCATAATCATCCATACTATTCATTTTCACTGTATTGCCGAACTTCAGATTTCCCCATTCCGATCTTATATCTTCTGTGCTATCCACGATTTCATCGTTGTTTGTGCGGACTGTAAGCATATAATCAAAAATATCGTCACTTGTGATTATCCTGCTTCCATTTGGAATTCGATGTTTAAATCCCTCGTCGTCAAGTCCAAGTTCAAATTTACAATGTTCAACATATGAACTGAACAATTCACTTGAATTGAATGGAGCAATACGATTTAGTTCCAATTTATTCGCTATGAGATTTAGAAGTGTGCTTTTCCCCGAGCCGTTTCCTCCATATAAAATTGTGATTTTTGAAAAGCTCAATTCGGAAAACCGATTTTTTGAGAAAATGCCACATGGGTAAGTTTCGTCGACATATCCAAACCTACCGCCATTGTATGCCATTCTTTGTTCTATCAATGAGGATTCTTCATCTATAGGCAATATGAATTTATCTAAATACATTTTCATTCCTCCGTAATTCATCTAACCTGCTCTTATGTTTTCTCTTCAGTTTCAATTTGAAGTTTTCAACTAGTAAACTTCCCTCAATAATGTGGGAGCTTCCTCTTCTAAAAGCATTGATTGCTCAATCCCTTTCCATTCATAGTCGATGTAGGTATTATAGCAGACGAAATCTACTTATCTTATCTTGGTTGTTCTAATCTGCCCGTTAACTTAATGACAGTCTAATATAATTTTTACGTTCGTTACTGTCTTAAAAGGTATACAAAAGGGATTGTATGCATTTTGATCTGTACCCCTTGTCAAGGACAATTTAAAAAAGGTTAGGCTACTTCAAGCTGCTGTCTGCATCGTGCAGGCGGCAGCTTATTTAAGTTCCATTGACCTCGATAATGATTGTAATAAATCATGTAGCTTTTCACTTCTTGCTTAACCTCATCCAGGGTCATACATGTTTTGAAATTCGTTTCATCTTTAAAATGCCCAAAGAAGGACTCTTGTGGAGCGTTATCCCAACAGTTTCCTCGACGTGACATGGATTGATTTAGCCCCATTTGTTTCACAAGCTTTTGGAACTTTGGATGGGTGTAGTGAAACCCTTGATCCGAATGAATCAAGGCATCTGGAGTGAGATGGCGATGTTTTCTGAGTTGTTTCAACGTTTCGATCGCTATGTCCAAACCTAGAGAAGCGGAGACTTCAGGCTAAAATCTCATCCGTTTCAGCATCTTTAATCGTCGAAAGATAGGCTCGCTTGGTTGTCCCATAAGTTAAATATATGATGTCGGTTAAGAGCACCTTACCAGCACTCCCTGGTTTAAAGGCTCGTTTTAACGTGTTGGGACAAGTTCGATGTTCTTTGGTAGCTTTAGCCATACGACGTGCGGGATTTGCTTTTCGAATCGGACAAACGATGTTGTACTTCTGCATGATACGACGAATTCTTTTCAAAAATAGGTTCCATACACCCACTCATTAACCGATGGTCTGGTGAAAAACCATGAATCATTATAATCGGTTTACCTGTACCCATTTCCTCGTAATATATATTGGCATGCTTAAGTTTACAATATGGCATACATTCTCCTCCAATTAAGCAATCTTTAATTTGCTCGTAAAATAGAAAAATCTCGTTATTTAATTAAGCAAACAGATCTACGTTTCCGTTCTATTAGTTAGTAATATAAACCTCATATACCTCGTATGTAAAGAACGTAAGTTCCCCAACCGAAGATGAGTTCAAGTACATCAAATATTTCGATATAGGATTTACCTATGTAAGTAATTGATATTATATATTTCTCCAATGGGGTTTAGTTAGCTTAAGATGGATATGTAACCATTTGAATATAATAGGAGGATGATTCAGATGTCTTTTTATGATATGAAGATCCATACCATAGATGGAACGCCAGCTGATTTAACAAAATTCCGTGGGAAAGTTTTACTTGTTGTTAATACAGCAAGTAAATGTAGCTATTCTCGCCAATTTACGACTCTTCAGCAGTTGTATGAAAAGTACCATCATGATGGTTTGGAAATTCTCGCATTTCCGTGTAATCAGTTTAATGAGAAGGAACCCGGGGATAATTCGGAAGTGAAAGCTTATTGTGAGAATCTGTTCAAGTTAACGTTTCCGTTATTCGAAAAGATTGAAGTTAGGGGCCAAAACGCCCATCCCATTTTCCAGTTTTTAACAACTCAAGCGCCATTTCAAGGTTTCGATACTGAAACCGCCAGCGGGGAATGGATGAAGAATTTTCTAAACGAGAAGTTCCCTGATATATATATGGGTGACGGGATTAAGTGGAACTTCACTAAGTTTCTGATCGATCGTGACGGTCATGTGCACGGGAGATATGAGACCACAACTGAACCACTTGAAATAGAGCCAATAATTAAATCGTTGCTAACAAAGTAGTTGAACAATGTATTAAACTTTTTTGTCGGTTAAAGACAGCATTTCCTGAATAAGAAAACGATCTTGACCCTAGAAGAAACAGGATCAAGATCGTTTTCTTTGATTATAATTGCAAGAAAATCTTATAGAGAACCTGAGTAGCTTCTGCTCTGGTTGTCATTCCAGTAGGACTCAAGGTGGCATTGCTTCGCCCATTGATGAGACCCATTTTAACCATTGCAGCCATATCATCAACTGCGTACTTGGCTACATTTACGGCATCGGCAAATCTCTTGAGATCCTCTGCTGTACTATTCAGCTCGGTTTTCTCCACTGCCCGCAAAGCTCTCATGGTCAGCACAGCCAAATCTTGTCTAGTAATTTCCGTTTCCGGATAGAAGCTGCCATTCGAGCCCAGGGCGATTCCGAGTGCTTTTGCAATTCCGATTTCTTCATAATAGAGGTCTTCTAGCTCAACATCATCAAATGTGATGTTAAGTTCCGCTTTAAGCCCCAGTGTCTTTACTAGCCAGGCTAGATACTCACCCCTTGTGACCTGTCGGCCGGGACTAAAGCTTGTTGCTGATGTCCCTTCGATGAATCCTTTGGACGCCATTGTTTGAACAGCTGGTGCATACCATGAATCCTTAATAACGTCATTGAAATACTTCTTAGTATACACAACTGCATATTCACCTGTATTTGCAGCTGTAAAAACCATGGCTTGTAAATCGCTATCGTATCTGCCATTCAGTAGCTCTACAAACGTACTGTTTGCAGCCATATACGAAACGGTAAGGTATTTGGAATTAGCTAATTCTTCAACACGAGGAGTGTAAGGCACTCTGATTTCAGCCGGAGCATTCAGGGCTACCATTTCTACTCCATCTAAGTGAACAGTAAATGCAATAACAGGCTTGTCGTTTGTCACAGATTTTACTTCTGAATGAAGCTTTGTAGGATCTAACTGGCTTATTGCCAGTTCTACATTCTTCGCACCTGATACATACTTCAGCATATTAGAAGGCACGGTAATGGTACCAAATTCCGTGTTAATCACTATCTTGATGTTGCCATGATCTGCGGTTAGCGTAGCTGCAGGAAGCTCGACTGCATAGGAACTGGCTCCCGTTGCTTTCGGCATTTCCACTACAAGCGTTTTAACATTACCTCCATTCGCTTGCGCATGATCAATAGCCTTATTAATGTGTGCCTGCCGGATGGATGCTCCTTTAGCTATACCGGTTTTGCTATCCGTCTTTGGTGCCAAAATCTTAATCCAATTCCCTTCGACTTTTATGTTTTCAGGAGTTACAGTTGGAGTCGGAGTAGGTGCAGTGACTGACACAGGTGAATGCGTTGAAGGCGGTGTTATTGTCGGTTCTGGATTGATAACTGGATTGCTGATAACGACAGTAAGGGATGGGCTCGCATAATGAGTTGCCGTTTCTTTATATCTCACTTCGTAGATTCCGTTGCCAAGACCTCTAACCTCTGTGCCTGTAATCGCATCCCACTTTACAGCGTCTCCTCCCTCTTGCCGGTATTCCATCGCAGGACTTACACCAGTGATCTTACCGTCCTTAACACCCACTGCACTGACATTTACAGCCATGACCTCTTGACTGGACGGTGGATTCTGCTCCTGTTTAGTTCCTACAGGGACGATGATTAGAATAGTAGGGCTAGGATTGGTTAGATCCGTTCCGGCGTACCGGAGATCATAACTGCCTGCCTCCAGGCCTTCAATGCTGGTTCCACTGACAGACATATAATCACCTTGATCCGTCTTCCGGTACTCCATATCGGCAGTCACATTTTCAATTCTGCCATCACTTCCGCCTGCTACTGTAGGCGGTGTAATGATCAGTCCTTCCGCTGTTGGGGGCTCTCTGTCTTCCTTGGCTTCATTGCGAATATCTACGCTTACCGGCAGACTTGCCTTCAGGCTATCTGTGGCTGCATACCGAATTTGATAACTGCCAGGGTTCAGATCACTGATCGTTGTACCTGTTACAGGCGTATAATCCGCTTCCCCCAGTTTCCGGTATTCCATCGTATCATTCAAACCCTCAATTTTACCTTTTGTCTCAGTATCCGAATTGGCGTGTGAGATTACCCAGCCACTCGCATCGGGTGCAGCTTGCTCCTGTGTCTGCCCTTCTGGTATAAAGACTTCCTTATCCAGGCTGGCGCTCAGCGAATCGGTCTTCATATACCGGACATAATATTTACCAGCGGTGAGGTTCGCAACCTCCGTTCCTGCAATTGCAGTATATTCTTCTTCGCCTTCTTTCTTATACTCCATTTCACTTGTAACACCAAGCAGTTTGCCGTCTTCTCCATGGAGAACCGACGGTGCCACCCCGGTAGGTGTGACTGGAGCTTCACGATCAGGCATAGATACCGCCTGGTGAACTTCCCATTCCCATAAGCCTACACCGTTATCTCCTGCCCGTGATTGCTTAGTCAAGGTAACCCGCAGTGCCTTTACCTCCAGCGCCGGATCAAGCGTGTACGGATTGGAGGATTCTGCAGCAGAATGTTCAACCACTATAATTCCTTCCGTAATCGTTCCTACGGTTACCCATTCATTCGTAGCGCTATCTGCTGGGATGTAGGAATACTTAATTTGGGTAGGCGGCTTAATCCCACCCGCGTCTGACCACAGCACCAGATCAGAACTGCGGATGGAGGCACCCTGCGGCCATTCATATTGCACCCACTCCTCTGCGCCTTCATGACCCCAGGTTCCCCAATGCGGGATGTTGTTGCCTTCCTTCTTACTGTCATTCACTGCGGCCAGACTCTCCCAAGGAGACGTGTAGCTGGAAGAAGCATTGGCGAGGAGGGCCATATTGCCATCTTTCGGGCTCAGCAGAGTCAAATCCGTCAGCAGTTTCTCCAGCGCCATCTTTATTTCTCCGTCTGTGGCATTCATATTCTTGATTACAGCAGAAGCTTCTGTCTTCGCCGCTTCAATGGGCGACAGGCCAGAACCTATAAAGTTCGAAGCATTTAATGTATTTACATAGTTATAGACCTTGATCAGTTCTGACTTATCTTCTACAGCGCCAGTATAACCATTTACCTTCCACTCCAGAATACCGATACCATTAACGGAAGGCTTCATGTCCATACGGACACCTGTAATGTATTGAGGCTCAAAGGTCGTTGTATTGAATTTATTAAGTTCATTGCCCAGTCCCTTAATGTCCCGCGGGGTGTACCATTTCCCATCTTCGCCGCGGAGCATAAGTTGTATATCCTTCGGACGGAAGTTCCCGCCGTTGTCCTGAAATACATATACATCCATCGAAGTGGCCAGGAATGGCTGATCCCATTCATACGTCACCCATGCCGGATCTCCTTCTCTTCCCCAGTTATGCCATGCACTGTTGGCGGCACCGCGGTTCGGTGAAAAATCTGCTGAGCTCTTAGGTTCAATACCGTTATTCATCGCTTCCGGATAGCCGTCGCCACCAGAGAAGCTGGCGGAGGCTTTAGCTGTGAGAGCTG
This genomic interval carries:
- a CDS encoding AAA family ATPase, coding for MYLDKFILPIDEESSLIEQRMAYNGGRFGYVDETYPCGIFSKNRFSELSFSKITILYGGNGSGKSTLLNLIANKLELNRIAPFNSSELFSSYVEHCKFELGLDDEGFKHRIPNGSRIITSDDIFDYMLTVRTNNDEIVDSTEDIRSEWGNLKFGNTVKMNSMDDYEALRLQVLSRKKSISRREFIRRVAGTEIKLNSNGETALSYFNSKFKNDTLYCLDEPENSLSPKMQLELVKMIEEMAHYCGCQFIIATHSPFLLAMDFTKIYDLEANPVDIKQWWELENPKVYFDFFNKHKGLFLHNK
- a CDS encoding glutathione peroxidase; translation: MSFYDMKIHTIDGTPADLTKFRGKVLLVVNTASKCSYSRQFTTLQQLYEKYHHDGLEILAFPCNQFNEKEPGDNSEVKAYCENLFKLTFPLFEKIEVRGQNAHPIFQFLTTQAPFQGFDTETASGEWMKNFLNEKFPDIYMGDGIKWNFTKFLIDRDGHVHGRYETTTEPLEIEPIIKSLLTK